The Tripterygium wilfordii isolate XIE 37 chromosome 17, ASM1340144v1, whole genome shotgun sequence genome has a window encoding:
- the LOC119981710 gene encoding (-)-kolavenyl diphosphate synthase TPS14, chloroplastic-like, translated as MVIMSSHQIFSVSSSSYLHPPLLFPGLSSYTTKDKRVCYFDSTRLICRAISKPARTTPEYSGVLQNGLPLIKWREIVEDDIQEQEEPLKVSLENQIRQGVDIVKSMLGSMEDGEISISAYDTAWVALVENIHHPTGSPQFPSTLQWIANNQLPDGSWGDPYVFLAHDRLINTLACVIALKKWNIHPNKYKKGLSFVKENISKLEKENEEHMPIGFEIAFPSLLEMAKKLGIEIPDDCPALQDIYAKRDLKLTRIPKDIMHNVPTTLLHSLEGLPDLDWEKLVRLQCKDGSFLFSPSSTACALMHTKDGNCFSYLNNMVQKFNGGVPNVYPVDLFEHIWSVDRLLRLGISRFFQPEIKQCLDHVHRYWTKDGICWARNSHVQDIDDTSMGFRLLRLHGYEVSPDVFKQFRKGDEFVCFAGQSNQAITGIYNLYRASQLMFPEEPILVEVKKFARNFLREKRAVNELLDKWIITKDLPGEVGFALDVPWYACLPRVETRLYIEQYGGQDDVWIGKSLYRMPYVNNNIYLELAKLDYNNCQSLHRTEWDNIQEWYEEYNVGGFGVSKRSLLKTYFVATASIFEPERSVERLVWTKTAILLEAIASYFKNSREERIEFVNEFQKFPKTRGYIKGRRLDGKMATKEVIEMVFAALNHFSLDSLVVHGQDITHHLYQSWEKWVLTWQEEGDRREGEAELLVQTINMMAGHTPSQELLYERLFKLTNKVCHQLGHYHHLNKDKQPQQVEDNGGYNNSNPESISKLQIESDMRELVQLVLNSSDGMDSNIKQTFLTVTKSFYYNAFTHPGTVNYHIAKVLFETV; from the exons ATGGTGATCATGTCCTCTCATCAAATCTTCTCTGTTTCTTCCTCCTCCTACCTTCACCCTCCTCTGCTTTTCCCAG GATTAAGTTCCTACACTACTAAAGACAAACGAGTCTGCTACTTTGATAGCACTCGCTTAATCTGCCGTGCAATATCCAAGCCTGCTCGCACAACTCCAG AATACTCGGGCGTGCTTCAAAACGGTCTGCCATTGATAAAGTGGCGTGAGATTGTGGAGGATGAcatacaagaacaagaagaacctCTTAAG gtttCCTTGGAAAACCAGATTAGACAAGGTGTCGACATTGTTAAGTCGATGTTGGGATCAATGGAGGATGGCGAGATTAGCATTTCAGCTTATGACACTGCATGGGTTGCACTTGTTGAAAACATTCACCACCCAACTGGTTCTCCTCAATTCCCATCCACTCTTCAATGGATTGCCAACAATCAGCTCCCCGATGGCTCCTGGGGTGATCCCTACGTGTTCTTGGCACACGATCGATTAATCAATACGTTAGCTTGTGTTATCGCTCTCAAGAAATGGAATATTCACCCcaacaaatacaaaaaag GATTGTCGTTTGTGAAAGAGAACATAAGCAAGCTAGAAAAGGAGAATGAGGAGCACATGCCAATAGGATTTGAAATCGCTTTCCCATCACTTCTTGAGATGGCTAAAAAACTAGGGATTGAAATACCTGATGATTGTCCAGCCTTGCAAGACATCTATGCCAAGAGAGATCTCAAACTCACAAG GATACCAAAGGACATAATGCATAATGTGCCCACAACACTACTCCATAGCTTGGAAGGATTGCCAGACCTGGATTGGGAAAAGCTTGTAAGATTGCAATGCAAAGATGGGTCATTCTTGTTCTCTCCATCTTCCACTGCCTGTGCACTCATGCACACTAAAGATGGCAATTGCTTCTCCTACTTGAACAACATGGTACAAAAGTTCAATGGAGGAG TACCGAATGTGTACCCGGTTGACCTGTTCGAACATATTTGGTCTGTTGATCGCTTGCTACGCCTAGGAATCTCCAGATTTTTTCAGCCAGAAATCAAACAATGTCTTGATCATGTTCACAG ATATTGGACCAAAGACGGAATTTGTTGGGCAAGAAATTCGCATGTTCAAGATATTGATGACACATCAATGGGATTCAGGTTGCTTAGATTGCATGGATACGAGGTTTCtcctg ACGTGTTTAAGCAATTTAGAAAAGGCGACGAGTTCGTTTGTTTCGCGGGACAATCAAATCAGGCGATTACTGGAATCTATAACCTGTATAGGGCTTCTCAACTGATGTTCCCTGAAGAGCCTATTCTTGTGGAAGTCAAAAAATTTGCAAGAAATTTCTTGAGGGAAAAAAGAGCTGTTAATGAACTCCTAGATAAATGGATCATAACCAAAGATTTACCAGGCGAG GTGGGGTTTGCCTTGGATGTTCCATGGTACGCATGCTTGCCTAGAGTTGAGACGAGGCTTTACATTGAACAATATGGTGGCCAAGATGACGTATGGATTGGCAAGTCTCTTTACAG GATGCCCTATGTCAACAACAATATATATCTGGAGCTAGCAAAGCTAGACTACAACAATTGCCAATCCTTGCATCGCACTGAATGGGACAATATCCAAGA gtggtacgaagaatacaatgttggagGATTTGGGGTCAGCAAAAGGAGCCTTCTTAAGACATATTTTGTAGCTACAGCCAGTATTTTTGAACCCGAAAGATCGGTAGAGCGACTCGTTTGGACAAAGACTGCAATCTTGTTAGAAGCTATTGCatcttattttaaaaattctaGAGAAGAAAGGATTGAATTTGTAAATGAATTCCAAAAATTTCCCAAGACAAGAGGTTACATTAAAGGAAG GAGATTAGATGGAAAGATGGCAACAAAAGAAGTTATTGAGATGGTGTTTGCAGcactaaatcatttttcattggATTCATTGGTGGTGCATGGTCAAGACATTACTCACCATTTATATCAATCC TGGGAAAAGTGggtgctgacgtggcaagagGAAGGAGacagaagagaaggagaagcaGAGCTATTGGTGCAGACAATAAACATGATGGCTGGCCACACACCCTCTCAGGAGTTGTTGTATGAGCGACTCTTCAAACTCACAAACAAGGTTTGCCATCAGCTTGGTCACTATCACCACCTCAACAAAGACAAACAACCTCAAcag GTAGAAGACAATGGAGGATACAATAATTCAAACCCTGAAAGCATTTCAAAGCTCCAAATAGAGAGTGACATGAGAGAGCTAGTGCAGCTGGTACTAAATTCTTCAGATGGCATGGACTCTAATATCAAGCAAACATTCTTAACAGTCACAAAGAGCTTTTACTACAATGCTTTCACTCATCCTGGGACTGTCAACTACCATATTGCCAAAGTACTCTTTGAAACAGTGTAA
- the LOC119982596 gene encoding N-terminal acetyltransferase B complex catalytic subunit NAA20-like isoform X2: MSFYMTYLARWPDYFHVGEAPDNRIMGYIMGKVEGQGESWHGHVTAVTVSPEYRRQQLAKKLMNLLEDTSDNIDKAYFVDLFVRASNTPAIKMYEKLGYVIYRRVLRYYSGEEDGLDMRKALSRDVEKKSIVPLKRPITPDELEYD, translated from the exons ATGTCATTCTACATGACCTATCTGGCAAGATGGCCGGACTATTTCCATGTCGGGGAAGCACCCGATAACCGAATCATGGGCTATA TTATGGGAAAAGTTGAGGGTCAAGGGGAGTCCTGGCATGGTCATGTAACGGCAGTTACTGTTTCTCCGGAGTACCGCCGGCAGCAATTGGCTAAGAAACTAATGAATCTGCTGGAAGACACCAGTGATAACAT tgaTAAAGCTTACTTTGTGGATCTTTTTGTGAGGGCGTCAAACACACCAGCTATCAAGATGTATGAAAAG CTTGGTTATGTGATCTATAGACGAGTGCTTCGCTATTACTCAGGAGAGGAAGATGGATTAG ATATGAGGAAAGCATTGTCACGGGATGTTGAAAAGAAGTCTATCGTCCCCCTTAAGCGACCAATCACTCCGGACGAATTGGAGTATGATTAG
- the LOC119982596 gene encoding N-terminal acetyltransferase B complex catalytic subunit NAA20-like isoform X1: MTTIRRFCCNDLLRFASVNLDHLTETFNMSFYMTYLARWPDYFHVGEAPDNRIMGYIMGKVEGQGESWHGHVTAVTVSPEYRRQQLAKKLMNLLEDTSDNIDKAYFVDLFVRASNTPAIKMYEKLGYVIYRRVLRYYSGEEDGLDMRKALSRDVEKKSIVPLKRPITPDELEYD, encoded by the exons ATGACGACGATTCGCCGATTCTGCTGTAACGATCTTCTTCGTTTTGCTTCTGTGAACCTTGACCACCTCACTGAAACT TTCAACATGTCATTCTACATGACCTATCTGGCAAGATGGCCGGACTATTTCCATGTCGGGGAAGCACCCGATAACCGAATCATGGGCTATA TTATGGGAAAAGTTGAGGGTCAAGGGGAGTCCTGGCATGGTCATGTAACGGCAGTTACTGTTTCTCCGGAGTACCGCCGGCAGCAATTGGCTAAGAAACTAATGAATCTGCTGGAAGACACCAGTGATAACAT tgaTAAAGCTTACTTTGTGGATCTTTTTGTGAGGGCGTCAAACACACCAGCTATCAAGATGTATGAAAAG CTTGGTTATGTGATCTATAGACGAGTGCTTCGCTATTACTCAGGAGAGGAAGATGGATTAG ATATGAGGAAAGCATTGTCACGGGATGTTGAAAAGAAGTCTATCGTCCCCCTTAAGCGACCAATCACTCCGGACGAATTGGAGTATGATTAG
- the LOC119982897 gene encoding F-box protein SKIP17-like isoform X2 — protein MTYAHVCHVASPLSVFQTLTTSSIRNERLSYPPPMDSFHHTSITMAKRPCPCVSSSTTIATASAQNHMFPNLNPQTDHLLHAFLSLADSPSHSLDFCLDRLLDSATCDANQSVLIDRAHKLSSVLLDAANRAARKRASTHNSLTWPLPPDLTIKVFSMLDTQSLCFAAASCSMFNKCAMDPLCYANIDLTTVVPKVNNAVVSTMIQRAGRVLESLKLGIVPGPTSSPGSCQPLVYTIRNSVEVSKFSWTDKKPRHGKESSILTRSCLNSLSGDNSAAGHVELRQTLMSVSMFCPLIERLFFESSKTGRDDSLKSPTCVALVNNCPNLTSLALRGFKLHDFKVRILLKGFRKLKYVDFSMSYSISGMFLRNLGSSLGGHLLEVLILRDCMHLREVEVARLLTAILSGDFKFLRHLDISNREGLASEGDWYQRCYNSSLIPVRQVLQERPGMCLLAEFPSEGSFIDLDSDLNSEISLPSQLSSHTSDGSSFTSSSDSSYSSDRSSGNDENRDSGFVILEESSDEVDFLPG, from the exons ATGACGTACGCGCACGTGTGCCACGTGGCCTCCCCTTTGTCCGTCTTCCAAACTCTCACAACGTCGTCAATCAGAAACGAACGCCTCTCTTATCCACCTCCAATGGATTCATTCCACCACACCTCGATCACCATGGCCAAACGCCCCTGCCCTTGTGTCTCTTCCTCCACCACCATAGCCACCGCTTCTGCTCAAAATCATATGTTCCCGAACCTAAACCCCCAGACGGACCATCTCCTTCACGCATTTCTCAGCCTTGCAGACTCCCCCTCGCACTCCCTCGACTTCTGCCTCGATCGCCTCCTCGACTCCGCTACTTGTGATGCCAACCAGTCCGTCCTCATCGATCGCGCCCACAAATTGAGCTCTGTCCTCCTCGACGCTGCCAACCGCGCCGCCCGAAAGCGCGCTTCCACACACAATTCTCTTACCTGGCCTCTCCCTCCCGATCTAACTATCAAG GTATTCTCCATGCTTGACACACAAAGCTTATGCTTTGCTGCTGCGTCATGCTCAATGTTCAATAAGTGTGCTATGGATCCATTGTGCTATGCAAATATCGACTTGACAACTGTTGTCCCAAAAGTCAATAATGCAGTGGTGTCTACAATGATTCAACGAGCAGGAAGAGTCCTTGA GTCTCTTAAGCTTGGCATAGTTCCAGGCCCTACTTCGTCTCCTGGATCTTGTCAACCATTGGTTTATACCATCCGAAATTCTGTAGAGGTATCCAAATTTTCATGGACCGATAAAAAGCCCAGGCACGGGAAGGAGTCATCTATTCTGACAAGATCCTGCTTAAACTCTTTAAGTGGGGACAATAGTGCTGCTGG ACATGTTGAATTGAGGCAAACATTGATGTCCGTGAGCATGTTTTGTCCCTTGATAGAGCGTTTATTCTTTGAGTCGTCCAAAACAG GACGAGATGACAGTTTGAAGTCACCAACATGTGTTGCCCTAGTAAACAATTGCCCAAATCTGACTTCACTGGCACTCAGGGGGTTTAAGCTACATGATTTTAAAGTTCGCATTCTCCTTAAG GGATTTCGAAAGCTAAAGTATGTTGACTTTTCGATGTCGTATTCAATTAGTGGAATGTTTTTGAG GAACCTTGGAAGCAGCTTAGGTGGTCATCTACTAGAGGTTTTGATTTTGAGGGACTGCATGCACCTTAGAGAG GTGGAAGTTGCTCGATTATTGACAGCAATTCTTTCTGGGGATTTCAAATTCCTTCGACATCTT GACATATCCAATAGGGAAGGTTTAGCTTCTGAAGGTGACTGGTATCAGAGGTGTTACAACTCAAG TCTAATCCCCGTAAGGCAGGTCTTGCAAGAGAGGCCTGGCATGTGCTTGTTGGCTGAGTTTCCCTCAGAAGGAAG TTTCATCGATCTTGACAGCGATTTGAATAGTGAGATCAGTCTGCCATCCCAGCTGAGCAGTCATACATCAGATGGTTCTTCATTTACGAGTTCGTCGGATAGCAGCTATAGCAGTGATCGGAGTAGTGGCAACGACGAGAATCGAGATTCCGGTTTTGTAATTTTGGAGGAAAGCTCAGATGAAGTTGACTTTTTGCCTGGCTAG
- the LOC119982897 gene encoding F-box protein SKIP17-like isoform X1 has product MTYAHVCHVASPLSVFQTLTTSSIRNERLSYPPPMDSFHHTSITMAKRPCPCVSSSTTIATASAQNHMFPNLNPQTDHLLHAFLSLADSPSHSLDFCLDRLLDSATCDANQSVLIDRAHKLSSVLLDAANRAARKRASTHNSLTWPLPPDLTIKVFSMLDTQSLCFAAASCSMFNKCAMDPLCYANIDLTTVVPKVNNAVVSTMIQRAGRVLESLKLGIVPGPTSSPGSCQPLVYTIRNSVEVSKFSWTDKKPRHGKESSILTRSCLNSLSGDNSAAGTLLRRLHLYNIERMDSTSLSGALSACTSLLDLEIVGLHVELRQTLMSVSMFCPLIERLFFESSKTGRDDSLKSPTCVALVNNCPNLTSLALRGFKLHDFKVRILLKGFRKLKYVDFSMSYSISGMFLRNLGSSLGGHLLEVLILRDCMHLREVEVARLLTAILSGDFKFLRHLDISNREGLASEGDWYQRCYNSSLIPVRQVLQERPGMCLLAEFPSEGSFIDLDSDLNSEISLPSQLSSHTSDGSSFTSSSDSSYSSDRSSGNDENRDSGFVILEESSDEVDFLPG; this is encoded by the exons ATGACGTACGCGCACGTGTGCCACGTGGCCTCCCCTTTGTCCGTCTTCCAAACTCTCACAACGTCGTCAATCAGAAACGAACGCCTCTCTTATCCACCTCCAATGGATTCATTCCACCACACCTCGATCACCATGGCCAAACGCCCCTGCCCTTGTGTCTCTTCCTCCACCACCATAGCCACCGCTTCTGCTCAAAATCATATGTTCCCGAACCTAAACCCCCAGACGGACCATCTCCTTCACGCATTTCTCAGCCTTGCAGACTCCCCCTCGCACTCCCTCGACTTCTGCCTCGATCGCCTCCTCGACTCCGCTACTTGTGATGCCAACCAGTCCGTCCTCATCGATCGCGCCCACAAATTGAGCTCTGTCCTCCTCGACGCTGCCAACCGCGCCGCCCGAAAGCGCGCTTCCACACACAATTCTCTTACCTGGCCTCTCCCTCCCGATCTAACTATCAAG GTATTCTCCATGCTTGACACACAAAGCTTATGCTTTGCTGCTGCGTCATGCTCAATGTTCAATAAGTGTGCTATGGATCCATTGTGCTATGCAAATATCGACTTGACAACTGTTGTCCCAAAAGTCAATAATGCAGTGGTGTCTACAATGATTCAACGAGCAGGAAGAGTCCTTGA GTCTCTTAAGCTTGGCATAGTTCCAGGCCCTACTTCGTCTCCTGGATCTTGTCAACCATTGGTTTATACCATCCGAAATTCTGTAGAGGTATCCAAATTTTCATGGACCGATAAAAAGCCCAGGCACGGGAAGGAGTCATCTATTCTGACAAGATCCTGCTTAAACTCTTTAAGTGGGGACAATAGTGCTGCTGG GACTCTTTTGAGAAGGTTGCACCTTTACAATATTGAAAGAATGGACAGTACATCGCTTAGTGGGGCATTATCAGCATGCACATCTCTTCTTGATCTGGAGATTGTTGGTCT ACATGTTGAATTGAGGCAAACATTGATGTCCGTGAGCATGTTTTGTCCCTTGATAGAGCGTTTATTCTTTGAGTCGTCCAAAACAG GACGAGATGACAGTTTGAAGTCACCAACATGTGTTGCCCTAGTAAACAATTGCCCAAATCTGACTTCACTGGCACTCAGGGGGTTTAAGCTACATGATTTTAAAGTTCGCATTCTCCTTAAG GGATTTCGAAAGCTAAAGTATGTTGACTTTTCGATGTCGTATTCAATTAGTGGAATGTTTTTGAG GAACCTTGGAAGCAGCTTAGGTGGTCATCTACTAGAGGTTTTGATTTTGAGGGACTGCATGCACCTTAGAGAG GTGGAAGTTGCTCGATTATTGACAGCAATTCTTTCTGGGGATTTCAAATTCCTTCGACATCTT GACATATCCAATAGGGAAGGTTTAGCTTCTGAAGGTGACTGGTATCAGAGGTGTTACAACTCAAG TCTAATCCCCGTAAGGCAGGTCTTGCAAGAGAGGCCTGGCATGTGCTTGTTGGCTGAGTTTCCCTCAGAAGGAAG TTTCATCGATCTTGACAGCGATTTGAATAGTGAGATCAGTCTGCCATCCCAGCTGAGCAGTCATACATCAGATGGTTCTTCATTTACGAGTTCGTCGGATAGCAGCTATAGCAGTGATCGGAGTAGTGGCAACGACGAGAATCGAGATTCCGGTTTTGTAATTTTGGAGGAAAGCTCAGATGAAGTTGACTTTTTGCCTGGCTAG
- the LOC119981666 gene encoding probable beta-D-xylosidase 5, producing MAGVRLTFVLLIAFLAISIASAGYQKKGGSVSADEGPINNHTHVCHPARFAELGLNMADFLYCDKSLPFEVRAKDLVDRMTLSEKVQQMGNKATGAPRIGLLKYEWWSEALHGISNVGPGTFFDDTVLGATSFPTIILSAASFNQSLWKSIGQAVSTEGRAMYNMGRAGLTFWSPTINVARDPRWGRITETPGEDPYVVGAYATSYVRGLQDVEGIESTRDLNSRPLKVSSCCKHYAAYDVDNWQGADRYHFDAKVTEQDMLETFLRPFEMCVKDGDVSSVMCSYNRVNGIPTCADTNLLKNTIRGDWNLHGYIVADCDSIEVMVDDHKFLNDTKEDAVARVLKAGLDLDCGDYYTKALGNSVNQGKVKEADIDKSLKYLYVVLMRLGFFDGSAYFETLGKKDVCSDEHLELAAEAAREGIVLLKNENNALPLKASEIKKLAIVGPHANATSAMIGNYAGIPCRYVSPINGFTKFGEVIYERGCDGVACKNQSLILPAIEAAKNADATILFVGLDLSVEAESLDRNDLLLPGYQTQLINKVAESSQGPLVLVIMSAGGIDITFAKNNPKIQAILWAGYPGEEGGRAITDVVFGNYNPGGRLPITWYEANYVSKLPLTSMPLRPVDSLGYPGRTYKFFNGSTVYPFGYGLSYTNFTYKLTFPARPLQVKLNKFQHCHNLNYKDNTNTQTCPSVVIDDLKCGYQFGFEILVQNVGNKDGSEVVLVYSKPPEGIVGTHSRQLIGFQRVFVKSGGIQTVKFAFDACKSLNIIDGSGYNLLPSGGHKIIIGDDEISFPIEVGYSR from the exons atggCAGGAGTCAGACTCACATTTGTTCTTCTAATTGCCTTCCTAGCCATTTCCATTGCTTCAGCTGGATACCAAAAGAAAGGAGGTTCAGTCTCTGCTGATGAAGGTCCTATTAACAATCACACCCATGTATGCCATCCTGCAAGATTTGCTGAGCTAGGTCTAAATATGGCAGACTTCCTCTACTGCGATAAGTCTCTGCCATTCGAGGTCAGGGCTAAGGACTTAGTGGACCGAATGACATTGTCCGAGAAGGTACAGCAGATGGGAAATAAAGCCACTGGCGCTCCGAGGATAGGACTGCTAAAGTACGAATGGTGGTCGGAAGCACTTCATGGTATCTCCAATGTTGGCCCTGGTACCTTCTTTGATGATACAGTTCTTGGTGCTACAAGCTTCCCCACCATCATCCTCTCAGCTGCTTCTTTCAATCAGTCTCTCTGGAAATCCATTGGCCAG GCTGTTTCAACAGAAGGAAGAGCAATGTACAACATGGGGAGGGCAGGACTGACATTTTGGAGTCCAACTATCAACGTAGCGAGAGACCCAAGATGGGGAAGAATTACTGAGACACCAGGAGAAGATCCTTATGTAGTTGGAGCATATGCTACCAGCTATGTAAGAGGATTGCAAGATGTAGAAGGAATTGAGAGCACAAGAGATTTGAATTCCAGACCTCTTAAAGTTTCTTCCTGTTGCAAGCATTATGCCGCCTATGATGTTGATAACTGGCAGGGAGCTGATCGCTACCATTTTGATGCAAAG GTGACTGAGCAAGATATGTTGGAGACATTTCTTAGACCATTTGAGATGTGTGTTAAGGACGGTGATGTAAGTAGTGTTATGTGCTCTTACAATCGTGTCAATGGTATTCCTACTTGCGCTGACACAAATCTCCTCAAGAACACTATAAGAGGAGATTGGAATCTTCATGG GTACATAGTTGCAGACTGTGATTCAATTGAGGTTATGGTTGACGACCACAAATTTCTAAATGACACAAAAGAAGATGCTGTTGCAAGAGTTCTAAAAGCAG GGTTGGATCTTGACTGTGGAGATTACTACACTAAGGCTCTTGGCAACTCCGTAAACCAAGGGAAAGTGAAGGAGGCTGACATTGATAAGTCACTCAAGTACCTTTATGTGGTGCTTATGAGGCTTGGATTCTTTGATGGGAGTGCATACTTTGAAACACTTGGAAAGAAGGATGTTTGCTCTGACGAGCACTTAGAGTTAGCAGCTGAAGCAGCTAGAGAAGGAATAGTTcttctaaaaaatgaaaataatgccCTCCCTTTGAAGGCATCTGAGATCAAGAAACTAGCCATAGTTGGGCCTCATGCAAATGCGACTTCTGCAATGATTGGAAATTATGCAG GTATTCCTTGTCGGTATGTTTCTCCAATCAATGGCTTCACTAAATTTGGAGAGGTGATATATGAAAGGGGATGTGACGGGGTTGCATGCAAGAATCAAAGCTTGATTTTACCAGCCATTGAAGCTGCAAAGAATGCTGATGCTACCATTCTTTTTGTGGGTTTGGACTTGTCAGTTGAGGCTGAAAGCTTGGATAGAAATGATCTTCTACTTCCAGGTTACCAAACTCAACTGATCAACAAAGTTGCAGAAAGCTCACAAGGTCCTCTAGTTCTTGTCATTATGTCAGCGGGAGGCATTGACATCACCTTTGCCAAGAACAATCCTAAAATTCAAGCCATTTTATGGGCCGGATATCCCGGTGAAGAAGGTGGTCGAGCCATCACAGATGTTGTTTTTGGAAACTATAATCCTG GAGGAAGATTACCTATTACATGGTATGAAGCCAATTACGTCTCCAAGCTACCATTGACATCAATGCCATTAAGACCTGTGGATAGTTTAGGTTATCCTGGAAGAACCTACAAGTTCTTCAATGGCTCAACTGTCTACCCGTTCGGCTATGGCCttagctacactaacttcacCTACAAGCTAACATTCCCAGCAAGGCCACTCCAAGTCAAACTAAACAAGTTCCAGCATTGCCACAACCTGAACTACAAAGACAATACTAACACTCAAACATGCCCATCAGTTGTAATTGATGACTTGAAATGTGGGTATCAATTCGGGTTCGAAATTTTGGTCCAAAATGTTGGAAACAAGGATGGAAGTGAAGTTGTCTTGGTTTACTCCAAGCCTCCAGAGGGAATTGTTGGGACTCATTCCAGGCAATTGATTGGATTTCAAAGAGTATTTGTGAAATCAGGAGGAATCCAAACAGTGAAGTTTGCATTTGATGCTTGTAAGAGCTTAAACATCATTGATGGTTCAGGCTACAACTTATTGCCTTCTGGTGGACACAAGATAATAATAGGAGATGATGAAATCTCATTTCCTATTGAAGTTGGCTATTCTAGGTAG
- the LOC119981668 gene encoding COMPASS-like H3K4 histone methylase component WDR5B, with protein sequence MASGGGNTQAPSAPYKPYRLMKTLTAHNQSVSCVKFSNDGTLLASASLDKTLIIWSTSSYLLITRLVGHSEGISDLAWSSDSHYICSASDDKTLRIWDARSPFECLKILRGHSGFVFCVNFNTRSNLIVSGSFDETIRVWEVRTGKCTRVINAHSMPVTSVNFNRDGSLIASGSYDGCCKIWDVETGGCLKSHAEDNGKAVSFVKFSPNGKFILLATLDSTLKLWNYTAGKFLKVYTGHSNKQYCITSAFSVTNEKYIVSGSEDNCVYIWDLQQKTMLQKLEGHTATVISVSCHPIENKIASAGLDTDRTVRIWVQDA encoded by the exons ATGGCGAGCGGAGGGGGTAACACGCAAGCCCCATCGGCGCCCTACAAACCCTACCGTCTTATGAAAACCTTAACGGCCCACAATCAGTCCGTCTCCTGTGTCAAATTCTCCAACGACGGCACCCTCCTGGCCTCCGCATCCCTGGACAAAACCCTAATTATCTGGTCCACCTCCTCCTACTTACTCATAACCCGCCTTGTCGGTCACTCGGAAGGTATCTCCGATCTCGCGTGGTCCTCAGATTCCCACTACATCTGCTCTGCGTCAGACGACAAAACTCTCCGTATCTGGGACGCTCGTTCCCCCTTTGAATGCCTAAAGATTTTGAGGGGTCACTCGGGCTTCGTGTTCTGCGTGAACTTCAATACGCGATCAAACCTCATCGTGTCGGGATCCTTCGACGAGACGATTCGTGTTTGGGAGGTGAGAACTGGTAAGTGCACAAGAGTAATCAACGCTCACTCCATGCCTGTGACGTCGGTGAATTTTAACCGTGACGGTTCTCTGATCGCCTCCGGTAGTTATGATGGGTGTTGCAAGATCTGGGATGTGGAGACTGGAGGCTGCTTGAAGTCGCACGCCGAGGATAATGGCAAGGCCGTTTCCTTCGTCAAGTTCTCTCCCAATGGCAAATTCATTCTCCTTGCCACCCTAGACAGCACTCTG AAACTGTGGAACTACACGGCTGGCAAGTTCTTGAAAGTGTATACTGGTCACTCCAACAAACAATACTGCATCACCTCTGCATTCAGTGTGACGAATGAGAAATACATAGTGAGTGGATCAGAAGATAACTGTGTTTACATTTGGGATCTGCAACAGAAAACCATGCTTCAAAAGCTTGAAGGGCACACTGCCACTGTCATTTCTGTAAGCTGCCATCCTATTGAGAACAAGATTGCTTCTGCAGGCCTTGATACCGATAGAACCGTGCGAATTTGGGTGCAAGATGcctga